In Chitinophaga oryzae, the sequence GCTGCGCTTCGCTGATGGTGGAACCCAGGTCGCGGTCACGCACGGAAAATTTCACGCCAATGAAACGTTTGTTGAGATCGCGGTAAATAAACGCAGGACCGGTGATAGTGGTGATCTCCGCAATTTCCTTCAGCGGCACTTTGTTGTTGTTGATGGTAGGCACCATCAGGTTGGCCAGGTCTTCCTCATTTTTACGGTAGTTGGCGTCGTAACGGATACGGATGTCGAACTTTTTCTCGCCTTCATACAACTGCGTAGCGGTCTTACCGCCAATGGCCATTTCTATCACCGCCTGTGCATCGCCGGTAGAGACGCCGTATTGCGCCATTTTGTTATCATCGAGGTTGATGCTCATTTCAGGCTGACCGATATTGCGGATCACACCAAGGTCTTTGATGCCCTGCACCGTCTTCAGCTGGGTGATCACTTTCTGTGACAACGATTCCAGTTCGGCCAGATCGGAGCCATATATCTTTACGCCATTGGCGGCTTTAAAGCCGGCTACGGCTTCTGATACGTTATCGCTGATAGGCTGGGAAAAGTTGAGAATAATGCCCGGATATTTTTTCAGCCGGCCTTCCATCTGCGATATCAGTTCGTCCTGTGTGATCCCGCGTTTCCATTCATCTTTAGGCAGCAGGTCTACCTGGTATTGTATAAAATAAAATCCGTTGGGGTCTGTACCGTCATTGGAGCGGCCTACCTGCGACAATACCCGTTTCACTTCGGGAAAGCCGCCAAGGTCTTCCCGGATGCTGTGCGCCATACGGGTGCTTTCTGTGAGCGACATACTCATGGGCAGCTCGGTGGTTACCCAGAGCGAACCTTCGTTGAGCTGCGGCAGGAACTCCGTACCCAGGAACTTGGCTGACAGGAAAGTCAGTGCCATAAAGGCGAAAGCGCAGATAAGACTCAGGCGTTTATTACGGTAGGTCCAGTTAAATCCGCGGGTCACGATGCGGTCGAAGAAGTTGACCACAAAGTTGTTTTTCTCCTTTACGTTTTTGTTGAGCAGGATGGAACAGAGCACCGGCACCAGCGTGAGGGTGAACAACAGTGCGCCCATCAGTGCGAAGCCCAGTGTCCATGCAAGGGGTGAGAACATTTTCCCTTCTACCTTCTGGAAGGAGAAGATAGGTATCAGCGAGATAATGATGATCAGTTTGGAAAAGAAGATGGCTTTGGCCAGGTCGCCGCCGGTTTGTTTGATCCATCCCAGCTTGGCCATCTTGTTGAACCGCTCCATGCCGTACTTATGCGCTTTGTGGTCCAGCATTACAAAGATGCCTTCCACCATCACCACGGCGCCGTCTATGATAATGCCGAAGTCGATGGCGCCCATGGAGAGCAGGTTGGCGCTCATACCTTTGATACGCAGGCACATAAAGGCAAACAGCAATGCCAGCGGGATGATGATGGACACAATCACCGTGGTGCGCCAGTCGGCCATAAAGATGAACACGATCACGGTCACAAAAATGATCCCTTCCGCGAGGTTGTGCATTACGGTATGGGTGCAGAATGCCATCAGGTTGTCACGGTCGTAGAAGGTCTCCATTTTAATGTCATCGGGCAGCACGGTTTCGTTCAGCTCCTTCAGCTTATCTTTCAGGCGGTGCAGCACTTCGGAAGGGTTCTCGCCCTTACGCATCACCACGATACCTTCCACCAGGTCGTCGGCTTTATCGAGGCCCACCTGCCCCACGCGCGGGGCGGACGACTCATGTACGTTGGCCAGGTCTTTCACCAGCAGAGGTACGCCGTTGATGTTCTGTACGATGATATTCTCAATATCGGAGACGCTGTTGAGCAGACCAATGCCGCGCACCACATAGGCCTGTCCGTTTTTCTCGATGACGTCGCCGCCTACGTTGACGTTGCTTTTGGTGACGACCTGGTACAGTTCCAGCGGTGTAATGTCGTATTTGGCGAGGCGCACGGGGTCGGCGGAGATCTCGTAGATCTTTTCCTGTCCGCCGAAAGCCACTACGTCTGCTACGCCCGGCACGCTGCGGATCTGCCGGTCAATGACCCAGTTCTGCCAGGTGAGCAGGTCGCGGGAGTCGCGTTTGTCGCTTTTGAGATAATAGCGGAAGATTTCCCCGGTAGGGCCGTAGGGTGGCTGTACTTCCGGTTCTGCGCCTTCGGGCAGGTTAATGCCTGCCAGCATATTATTAACCTGCTGTCGCGCAAAGAAATCTTCCACATCATCTTCAAAAATGATTTTTACAACGGAAAGCCCGAACATGGTAACAGAACGGACGCTGGTTTTGCGTTGTACGGCGTTCATCGACACTTCTATCGGCAGGGTCACAAAACGCTCCACTTCCTGGGCGCTGCGGCCGTTCCATTTGGTAACAATGACGATCTGTGTATTGGTAACATCGGGAAACGCTTCGATGGGCGTATGCAGGAAGGAAAAGACGCCTGCCACTATCAGCACCACCACGCCGATAAAAACAAAAAGTTTGTTTTTGAGCGAAAAAGCGACAATATTTTTAATGAATTTATTCATAATTCCTCTTCTTTAGAATAGCCGGACTGCTACTGCGTCTTAGTCTTTCAGCGCGTCGTAAATCAGCAGCTGGTTTTTGGAAATCACTTTTTCGTTGGCCTGCAGACCAGCGTTCAGGTAAGTCTGGTCACCGGAGGTTTTGGCTACTTCCACCTGCCGTACGGCAATGTTGAATTTGTCTTTAAACACCAGCACATAGTTCTTGCTGTTGTCGAAGATGACAGCGGCGGAGGGCACGGCGATTTTTTCTTCCTGGTCGGTATATTTCACATACACGGTGGCAAACATTTCGGGTTTGAGCAACATGTTTTTGTTGTCTATCCTGATACGCACCTGCATGGTTTTGGTAGCAGGGTCGAGGAAATTATAGATCTTGTCTATCTTGCCATGGAAAGGCTGATCGGGGTAGCTCACGGTCACAATCTCTGCTTCATAGCCTTCCTTTATTTTGGCGATATCGGTTTCAAACACGTTGGCCATCACCCATACGTCGTCCAGCTCGGAGATGGTGAAGATATTGGCGCTGTTGTCTGTCCGGATCTCCATGTTGTTGTTGATGTTCTTTTCAATAATATATCCGGAGATAGGGGCGGTAACGAGATAGGTAGCGCCTTTCCCTTTACGGTATATTTTAAAGAGATCGTTGAGGCGGTTGATCTCTGCATCGTTTTTTTGTACTTCTCCTCTTGCGTTCACCACATCTTTTTCGGTGCTCAGGCGGCTGTCGTACAGGTCCTGCGCCACTTTCAGGTTCTTTTCGGCTACGCCGCGGTCGGAGCGGGCCTGTGCCAGCTGCTTTTCGTAGTCGGCGATTTCGGCGCTGTGTATGACGGCGAGCACCTGGCCTTTCTGCACATAGTCGCCCAGCTGAACTTTGATATCTTCCACATAGCCGCTCACCAGCGGATACACTTTCAATACTTTTCCGCCGTTAGGGGCCACTTTACCGGATAGCCGTACTTCGTTCATCACCGGCACCATCTGTGCGGTATCGATGCGGATATTTTTTAACATGGTATCGCTGAGTACAAAGGTGCTTTTCTCGGAATCTTCTGCCTGCGTGTGTTTGCATCCACTCCAGGTAACTGCTGCCAGCAGCAAAAAGCCAACGATCAATATAGGCTGTTTCATGCGCTTAGTGTTTAAATAATTCTTGTCCTGTGGCGTAATTAAGTTCTTCATATGCGTTTACCCGGTTGGATAGAAACTTGTTGATGTTTTTGGCGTTGTCGCTATAGCTGTTGAAATAATCGATGAATTGCAGCAGGGAGATATTGCCCTTGCTGAAGTTTTTAGCGACTTCGGCGATCAGGGTGTCAAACTCGTTCTGGAACTGGTGGAGGTCGAAGCTTTTGTAACGCTTTTCCAGTGCTACGATGCGCTGATAGGCGTTGATCACTTCTGTCTGCGCTACTGACTGTTGTTGCTGCAGTTGCTGCTGACCGGCGCCGATCTGCAATTGCGCTGCGCGGATATTGCCCTGGTTGCGGTTCCACAGCGGCAGGTCTATGCCCAGCGTGAGGCCGACGAAGTTGTCGATGTAGCTGCCTTTTTTATCGTAGGTAGCGCCTACGTGCAGGTCTGGTACGGCCATGGCTTTCTGCAGGCGGTAGTTCAGTTCAGCGGTCTGGTATTGGGTAGCGGCGATGCGTACATCCGGGCGGTTTGTGGTCACGCTGTCCAGCAACGCCGGTAATTCTATGTCATCGAGCCGGTAGGGGGCAAGGTCTGCGGGTGTTACCACGGCTTCGTAGAAATCCTGGCTATGCAGCAGTTGCTGGAGGTTTTTCTGTGCTTCCAGTTCCTCCTGTTTCAGGTCTGCATAATCGTTTTCTATGCCTACCTGCAAGGCCTGCAGGCGTATCAGGTCGGAATGGGCCACGCTGCCTTTTTTGTCGGCAGTGACATAGGCGTCTACGATACGTTGCAGGTTTTCCAGTTGTTCTTTGAGCACTTTACCGGTTTGCCGGCGATAATACAGGGTGTAGAAGTTCTCGCGCAGTTGCAGGCGGAGCGTGCGTACCAACTCATCGAAGGTAGCCTCGTTCATTTTAGTGGCGGTCGCCGCCAGCTGTACATTTTTGTTGCGTTTGCCGGCCAGCTGTACCAGCTGATCGATGGTGTACTGTGTTTCTCCTCCGGAGCCTACTTTAAATGGCTGGAATTTGTCGGTGCTGCCGAAGCCCAGCACCGTGCTGAAGGAGGGATTGTTCCACATTTTAGCCTGGCGCACCAGTGCTTTGGAGGCGTCAATCTGATAACGTTGTGCTAACAGTACATAGTTTCTCACCAGGAAGGAATCTTCAACGGCTTGTAAAGTGACCGTCCGGGTGGGAGTCTGGGCCGCTACAGGTCGGAAAAAGCCCAGGCTGGCAACGCATACTGACAATATCAGTCTCGTCTTGGTTCGCATAATGCCAATTTTCATGACACAAAGCTCCTCAAGTGACATTAAAGGCGGCTTTAAGATGTATTAAAAACGCATTAAAATGAGCGGAGATTAAAACGGTATTAGAAAGAAGAAAGGGTTACAGGTGGGGGAGCAGGACGGTAAAGGTGGTGCCTTCTTCCACCGTAGAGGTAACAGTGATATGACCGTTGTGTATCTGCACGATCTTTTTGCAGATCGATAAACCGAGGCCGTGGCCGCGGGTTTGGTGGGCGTTCTCGCCACGGTAAAAAGGTTCAAAAACTTTATTGATTTCGCCGGAAGGGATCACGGGTCCCTGGTTTTTGATTTGTACCGTAATATATTGGGTAAAGAAATCGATAGACACATGGGCGCTGCTGTCGGGGGAGAATTTGCAGGCGTTGTCGATCAGGTTCAGGAAAAGTACTTTCAGCAGGCTTTCATTGCCGAAACAGGTGACCAGCAGCTCGTTTTCCGGTACTTTGATAAACTGGATGTCTATCTTGCCGGGTGTTTTTTGTTTCAGCCGGATCAGGTTGGCCATGTCCATCAGCAGCTCGTCGATACGTACGTTGTCGAATACGA encodes:
- a CDS encoding efflux RND transporter permease subunit, whose translation is MNKFIKNIVAFSLKNKLFVFIGVVVLIVAGVFSFLHTPIEAFPDVTNTQIVIVTKWNGRSAQEVERFVTLPIEVSMNAVQRKTSVRSVTMFGLSVVKIIFEDDVEDFFARQQVNNMLAGINLPEGAEPEVQPPYGPTGEIFRYYLKSDKRDSRDLLTWQNWVIDRQIRSVPGVADVVAFGGQEKIYEISADPVRLAKYDITPLELYQVVTKSNVNVGGDVIEKNGQAYVVRGIGLLNSVSDIENIIVQNINGVPLLVKDLANVHESSAPRVGQVGLDKADDLVEGIVVMRKGENPSEVLHRLKDKLKELNETVLPDDIKMETFYDRDNLMAFCTHTVMHNLAEGIIFVTVIVFIFMADWRTTVIVSIIIPLALLFAFMCLRIKGMSANLLSMGAIDFGIIIDGAVVMVEGIFVMLDHKAHKYGMERFNKMAKLGWIKQTGGDLAKAIFFSKLIIIISLIPIFSFQKVEGKMFSPLAWTLGFALMGALLFTLTLVPVLCSILLNKNVKEKNNFVVNFFDRIVTRGFNWTYRNKRLSLICAFAFMALTFLSAKFLGTEFLPQLNEGSLWVTTELPMSMSLTESTRMAHSIREDLGGFPEVKRVLSQVGRSNDGTDPNGFYFIQYQVDLLPKDEWKRGITQDELISQMEGRLKKYPGIILNFSQPISDNVSEAVAGFKAANGVKIYGSDLAELESLSQKVITQLKTVQGIKDLGVIRNIGQPEMSINLDDNKMAQYGVSTGDAQAVIEMAIGGKTATQLYEGEKKFDIRIRYDANYRKNEEDLANLMVPTINNNKVPLKEIAEITTITGPAFIYRDLNKRFIGVKFSVRDRDLGSTISEAQQKVNKTIKLPKGYSVGWTGEFENQVRATQRLGQVVPISLVAIFLVLFIMLGNVKDAGLVLMNVPFALIGGILALHVTGMNFGISAGVGFIALFGICIQNGVILISVFHKNLQAKLHLNEAIRLGVQSRIRPVVMTALMAAIGLVPAALSHGIGSETQKPLAIVVIGGLTTATVLTLLVFPIIFYRAYRNRTADM
- a CDS encoding efflux RND transporter periplasmic adaptor subunit; the encoded protein is MKQPILIVGFLLLAAVTWSGCKHTQAEDSEKSTFVLSDTMLKNIRIDTAQMVPVMNEVRLSGKVAPNGGKVLKVYPLVSGYVEDIKVQLGDYVQKGQVLAVIHSAEIADYEKQLAQARSDRGVAEKNLKVAQDLYDSRLSTEKDVVNARGEVQKNDAEINRLNDLFKIYRKGKGATYLVTAPISGYIIEKNINNNMEIRTDNSANIFTISELDDVWVMANVFETDIAKIKEGYEAEIVTVSYPDQPFHGKIDKIYNFLDPATKTMQVRIRIDNKNMLLKPEMFATVYVKYTDQEEKIAVPSAAVIFDNSKNYVLVFKDKFNIAVRQVEVAKTSGDQTYLNAGLQANEKVISKNQLLIYDALKD
- a CDS encoding TolC family protein gives rise to the protein MRTKTRLILSVCVASLGFFRPVAAQTPTRTVTLQAVEDSFLVRNYVLLAQRYQIDASKALVRQAKMWNNPSFSTVLGFGSTDKFQPFKVGSGGETQYTIDQLVQLAGKRNKNVQLAATATKMNEATFDELVRTLRLQLRENFYTLYYRRQTGKVLKEQLENLQRIVDAYVTADKKGSVAHSDLIRLQALQVGIENDYADLKQEELEAQKNLQQLLHSQDFYEAVVTPADLAPYRLDDIELPALLDSVTTNRPDVRIAATQYQTAELNYRLQKAMAVPDLHVGATYDKKGSYIDNFVGLTLGIDLPLWNRNQGNIRAAQLQIGAGQQQLQQQQSVAQTEVINAYQRIVALEKRYKSFDLHQFQNEFDTLIAEVAKNFSKGNISLLQFIDYFNSYSDNAKNINKFLSNRVNAYEELNYATGQELFKH